The Bos indicus isolate NIAB-ARS_2022 breed Sahiwal x Tharparkar chromosome X, NIAB-ARS_B.indTharparkar_mat_pri_1.0, whole genome shotgun sequence genome has a window encoding:
- the LOC139181089 gene encoding melanoma-associated antigen 8-like produces MTEHLPSLGPTGSPGQVRQRVEPLSAFCGGWDLVLNFHAGPQRGGTRSCQGQGAAGTRRRRQRAAAGVLRSEGRGGPGSTRGQGIALVVEMSELSKPEEDFQDPGEAQGPVNVQLLGAEAGVAASASASSPTVSSLGTGESLPQEALNEMIASLMKFLLLKYRAKELTSQAEMLNKVLRDNQEYFPVVFNQASQCLQLVFGVEVKEVDPREHIYIMVPILGLTCNAMLNSGQSIPKAGLLVLVLNLIMRNGDRAPEEKVWGALSRLGVCVGSVHCIFGEPRALLTHAWVQEGYLEYRQVPYSHPARYEFLWGPRAYAETSKWEVMAFLLRVKQRALRTFPLQSAEAAREEDEVA; encoded by the exons atgacCGAGCATCTCCCCAGCCTAGGACCCACAGGAAGCCCTGGGCAGGTTCGGCAGCGTGTGGAGCCCCTCAGCGCTTTCTGTGGAGGCTGGGATCTTGTTCTGAATTTCCATGCAGGTCCCCAGAGGGGAGGGACCAGGTCGTGCCAGGGGCAAG gagctgcaggaaccAGGAGGCGAAGGCAGAGGGCTGCAGCTGGTGTCCTGAggtcagagggcagaggaggTCCAGGCAGTACCAGGGGTCAAG GTATCGCGCTCGTGGTCGAGATGAGTGAACTGAGCAAGCCCGAGGAAGATTTTCAGGACCCTGGCGAGGCCCAGGGCCCGGTGAATGTGCAGCTCTTGGGGGCTGAGGCAGGGGTGGCTGCATCCGCCTCGGCCTCCTCCCCCACAGTGTCCTCCTTAGGCACTGGGGAGTCCTTGCCCCAGGAAGCGCTGAATGAGATGATAGCTAGCCTAATGAAGTTCCTGCTCCTCAAGTATCGAGCCAAGGAGCTGACCTCCCAGGCGGAAATGCTGAATAAGGTCCTCAGGGATAACCAGGAATACTTCCCGGTGGTCTTCAACCAAGCCTCGCAGTGCCTGCAGCTGGTCTTTGGCGTGGAAGTGAAGGAGGTGGACCCCAGGGAGCACATCTACATCATGGTCCCCATCCTGGGCCTCACCTGCAACGCAATGCTGAACAGTGGGCAGAGCATCCCCAAGGCTGGCCTCCTGGTGCTGGTCCTTAACCTGATCATGCGGAATGGAGACCGTGCCCCTGAGGAGAAGGTCTGGGGAGCACTCAGCAGATTGGGTGTGTGTGTCGGGAGTGTGCACTGCATCTTTGGGGAGCCCAGGGCGCTTCTGACCCAcgcgtgggtgcaggaggggtACCTGGAGTACCGGCAGGTGCCTTACAGCCACCCTGCTCGCTATGAGTTCCTGTGGGGTCCCCGGGCTTATGCGGAGACCAGCAAGTGGGAAGTCATGGCATTTCTGCTCAGGGTCAAACAAAGGGCTTTGAGGACCTTCCCACTGCAGTCTGCAGAGGCTGCAAGGGAGGAGGATGAGGTGGCCTGA
- the LOC139181494 gene encoding melanoma-associated antigen 10-like, whose protein sequence is MPWRLAPVKSESTFQEEMCCGLIPGIALMVEMTLNEMVANLIKFLLLKYPAKELTSQVKMLKKALRDNQEHFPAVFSQASQCLQLVCGVEVKKVEPREHIYIMVPTMGLTYDVMLNSGQGLPRASLLVLVLSLIMWNADHAPEEKVWGALSRMGVCVKSEHCNFGEPRELLTHTWVQEGYLAYRQVPDSHPARSEFLWVPQAYAETSKWEAMAFLLRVKQRALRAFPPLSTEAAREEDEAA, encoded by the exons ATGCCCTGGAGGCTTGCCCCTGTGAAGTCTGAGAGCACCTTTCAAGAGGAGATGT GCTGTGGTTTGATCCCAGGCATCGCCCTCATGGTCGAGATGA CTCTGAATGAGATGGTGGCCAACCTGATTAAGTTCCTGCTGCTCAAGTATCCAGCCAAGGAGCTGACCTCCCAGGTGAAAATGCTAAAGAAGGCCCTCAGGGATAACCAGGAGCACTTTCCGGCAGTCTTCAGCCAAGCCTCACAGTGCCTGCAGCTGGTCTGTGGTGTGGAGGTGAAGAAGGTGGAACCCAGGGAGCACATCTACATCATGGTCCCCACCATGGGCCTCACCTATGATGTGATGCTGAACAGTGGGCAGGGcctgcccagggccagcctcctgGTGCTGGTCCTCAGCCTCATCATGTGGAATGCAGACCACGCCCCTGAGGAGAAGGTCTGGGGAGCACTCAGCAGGATGGGTGTGTGTGTCAAGAGTGAGCACTGCAACTTTGGGGAGCCCAGGGAGCTGCTTACCCACACGTGGGTGCAGGAGGGGTACCTGGCATACCGGCAGGTGCCTGACAGCCACCCTGCCCGCTCTGAGTTCCTGTGGGTTCCCCAGGCCTATGCGGAGACCAGCAAGTGGGAAGCCATGGCATTTCTGCTCAGGGTCAAACAAAGGGCTTTGAGGGCCTTCCCACCCCTGTCTACAGAGGCTGCAAGGGAGGAGGACGAGGCGGCCTGA